ACAACTAAATGATAACACATAAATAGATAATAACTAATATTAAGTAAATTAACGAAAGTAATAAGTAAAGAAATAACAAAAAAAGACTAATTAGTGAAAATTTAGCAAATAAGTTAACAAGCAAATTATATCAATTCGATAAATAATAACTAAACAAATAATAACGAAAAAATAcaagttaaaggtcccatggcatgaaatttttactttctgaggttttttaccgttaaaatgagttcttctgaccttcttaagtcaccccagtggctagaaatttcataatgtgtaaaccaaactatgcccaacatttgagaatggcgcgtcaaaacggcgcgttgataaactcttcccttgcctacgtcagcaagggagatgataaccacaccccccctctggattcccacccactgtatggattgcccgcccagctcaaaagttgccactaaacatggaagttgcgctgtacatggatgtgacaacacagaaaggggtctgtttttactgccgatgggagagcccctgaagacgcagtggcttaattttatttactccaataatacaccgtcgagtctacctaagacggtgtatgtttgtcggaagcattttcctgatgaatgtttccacaacttgggacagtacagggcaggttttgcacatcaactgtcactgaagcctgggtccgtaccaagcatccctgctgcatcagccacaaacaccgaacaagtaagtgtataactgttaagtcgttttgccatgttttaaaatcggtgccacgttagccttgcaatggctacattagctgtgcagctaaccgcttcctgcagttagccaggtactctgcgctacaaaaccaaaaagcatgcagcatgctctgttaaactgagtttagtctggaaattgactgtaacgtatgagcttatgttttgccgtgttttaaaattggtgccacgttagccttgcaatggctacattagctgtgcagctaaccgcttcctgcagttagccaggtgctctgtgctacaaaaccaaaaagcatgcagcatgctctgttataatagccaatcaaaacagtttttacaaagacacccacattcttttttttaagtcactcgttcattttatttgtttgtttgttcagttaaaacccaaacatttgttgaatttattttatttcctcgcgtcgcaccttaatgacgtcagcgcgccgtatttttcccttcgcggtttgttccttctctctcgccatagtaagacacccacatccgcttgttctgacccactggaggtagcgggcacagtgctgttagccaatcagaggtaacacgtttacatgtcatgaatataaatgataagacccgcccccaccctctacccttccccgcctcctccttctcattagcaaaacgacgcactgggaaaagcgctgaaatggggctttctcccaggaggctatatctacgtgccgagggttcatttcgagaaaggctgtggatataacatccggaaaactccacgagcccgtttaaagcatcaacaaatcaccatgccatgggacctagaACTGGTAAACTCTAGAACAGCCTTTCTTCAAATATTAAGAACGCAATCAGTCTAACTGTATTTAAGAGTCGActtcatattttatattttgaaaaGTTACCTACATACCGGCCACCATAGACAGTTATctattttattaataataggacattagaaacttttttcttttttatccatAATTTGTTTATATACTTTTATAGTTTATTAGCAATCtatatttttatgtttttgtatttgTGCAAGGGATAATTGTCAATTGGGTCTATCCGTCCTGTAATTTTCGCCTGTCAATCAGTTCTGTATGGATTTATGACGAACTCTGTGAAACTAAACTAAAAATCTGCTCCAGCCCAAACTGATCAACTGAGTTCTTTGCTTCTTTTCTGTCCTGGCACGATAACGTCATCTGATGGTTTGAAGAGGGATAGAACAGTGTTGCTGAGATTAAAAAGTTTTGGTGGGACTTCAACTAAAATTCATTATtttactggtgtttttttttcacatCCAGTGCAACTGAATTGGAATGATCTGAGGAATGCGTTTAGTTTTACTAGTTAAACATTATATTTACtgtacttataaataaaattgtaattTGTGAGTGAAAATAAATGTCTTCATTATAGTATTTATTTTAAAAGATCAGATTTTGTCTTTTTTAAATGTTGTACAGAGAACAAGGGTGTGGTCTCAGCGTACAGGATGAacgacattacaggcattttgcagacgctctgatccagagtgatgtacaacagacccaaagcagcctggggagcagttgggggggtcAGGTgttttactcaagggcacttcagtgattcctgctggtccagggactcagacctgtgaccttttggtccaaaagctgcttctctaatcattaggccatggcttccaacaGAAAATCCTCTGAGAGCATTAACATTATCTAATTTAGAATCACATTCTAAATTTTATTTTTACCCTTTCTTTATCCTGCTATAAATAAACGAAAATGGCAGGAAGCATCATTTGGTAATAATGTTGTTTTTCAGGTTGTCAGCCAAGCTGTGATTGGCTGCCAGGCCCTTTTGACATCATGGGTTTTGCATCATGAGAGTAAATACGTTGTTACTCCTGTTGAATAAATATCCCATTTACCTGCTCGATATTTTAGACTTTGCCACTAGACTGAGAACACTCCATCTCTGCTACCTGTGGACTCAGGTGAGTTATTACTTTACTTTCTCCTTAGAATCACCAGACTGTAAGATGATATAAAATGTATCAGGTTCTTATAGACAATTTAATTATTAAGATATTTAATATTCACTGAAATATTCTGGTTAAAAATGTTATAGTCACTTACAGTGTACATGATGGAATATTTTGTCTGATGTCAAGAAAATTGCTTTAAATatacaaattaattaattaattaattaattaattacaactCTTTATAATATCTTGTTATAATTATACAGTTGTCATTTaaaatcatcattattattattattattattattattattattattattattattattattattgttgttgttgttgttgctgtaacTTTATTTATTCTGAACTTTTCAAAAAGTTACAAAGTGCTTTACAAGCATTAAAACATTTCAAAACCGAGTCGAGTGAAATTAGGcaattaaaataatgaaaaataaaatggaaaagcaAGAGCATTAATAAAAAACCATGTATGAATGCatattgaaaataaataaaatagaaataaaataggGGGAAATGacaacagtaataataaaacAGGGAAGCTAAGATTTATACAGCCACAGAGACACTTTGCTTGCATAGCTGATATATAATCTGATATATAATTTACTTTTAGGTTGTAAACAACACCATGGAAAGGAAGGTTATACTGGCCGTTTTGTGTCTGATTGGTAAGTGTTCACTGAACTTCATCTCAGTTTTTGTAGTCACTTCTATTATCCTGCTGAAATATATTTGATGGAAATAGCATTGTAGATTAATTTTTAGGTGATTTTTATAAAATTAAGTGATGGCAGTTTACCGTACATATTATACTAAAGTTCCTCGAGAACTGTGACATTTGTGACACAATAACATTGGCAGTAAACCACAAAATTGTCAAACTTGCTCTTGGTTCTAACGTTTATCTTCATTCGTCTATGAATTCTGTGATGAATAGTGAGCGATCTATTGATTTATCCTGATATCTCTTGTTGAGTGCTTGACCTTTTATCACAAAAAACGTATCAGTGTCTTGTTTTCACTTAGATGCATATCTGTACTGAAGTATGTAAACAGACTAAGTGTGCCTTTCAGAATGATCGTGAGACAGATTATTTCAGAAGGCTTCATTGTGTAAACGGCATGATGGTGGTAGCTCAGCAATGTCTAACTGGATATATCTGCTGATGGTCATATTTGTGACATATCCTGCTTTATTGAGTCGATTAATTTAATTTGAATATCATTACGTCCCAAGGGTTGGGTTGAAACGCTGTTTTGATGTCATCCATCAAGTCCTTATTTGAGATGGTTCTTGTCATTTGCAGATCACATCTGATGATCTATACTCAGGAAATGTTGcagttgttcaaacagagaagagTAGTATAGAGGAGAAATATTCCAAATGTTCCATGGAAAATACacactgctttctttttattaTCATTGTTTACTTCCAGCATTTAAAACGGTGGAGGGGCAGGGAATAACATCTATAatttatatataatttaaaaGTTTATCTTTAACTTTTGGCATTTGAATCTGAACTGTGTTTCATCTGAATAACAAAAAGATTACACAGAAAAGTTCTAACCCTTTaattcaagcaaaaaaaaaaaccttagtttTTTCATTTGTCCTTTTGTGTCATTTGTACTTTGATATAGATGTGCTCAGTCCGTTaactttcagtttctcctccaaaaTTATTTTCGTGGAAGATTAATGATAAATAATCCACTTCATTCACATTCATTCCACCTGTGAGTGAGTCTGTACTGCGCCTCCTGGCGATGTGTTATGGAAACGTCAGCAACATGGACTAGAATATATTAACCCAATGGGGCTCAAAACTCAGTGGGTGTGTCACACTGTGTAGTTATGTTATACACTGCCACTGATTGGCTGTATGCACCTCCAGTAGAGCCTATCCCTGCCTCCAGCACTGGGCAAGTTCCAGTTCACCCACAGCCTCACTTCACATGATTCTGCCAGTGGTGCTGTTACActcggtcaaaaaaaaaaaatcacaaagaatCCTCTTTAAAATGTTAGTTAATCACAGATAAGGTGATGTGAATGCTTAAAATATGGAACcttatatttatttttcttttaccttttttttttttgggggggggggataatccTGCTAGTCCATTGATACGAGCCGCCCCTGACTCTGCAGTTTACCTCAAGGATTAAAATAATAGATTAAACAGATCTGTGATTCAGCTGAGCTTTATGAAGCACATTGCCTTGTTTCTGTTTAATCAGCATCAGTTTCTAATTTTGATTTCAACTTTATTATGGTCCACTGTTCTATTCTAATCATCTTCAATGGTCATGACTTCAGCCCTAAGTGCAGCTCAGGTGGGCTCTGCAGTGGACCCGACTTCACTCGCAAGCACAGCTGAGATCGACCCCACAATGGACGTGACTTCACCCGCAATCACAGATGAGATCAACCTTACAGCGGGCAAGACTTCGCCCCCGAACACAGCTGGCACAACTGCAACAAATGCACCAGTGACTGAAGTTTTCACATTGATCTTCCGCATCAAGGAAACCTTTGTTCCAGCACTGGCTAACCCAAATTCTAAACAATTTAAAGACAAAGCTGAAAAAGTCACTCGTGAGGTATGTTTTCCAGATAATGCCACCATTTACAATTTATTTAATTCTGCTAAACATGAGAGATTTTGCCACATGAACACTTCTATTGCCATATAAGACAACCCAAAGAACGCATCTCATTCTAATCATGCATTTCTGTTCTCAGTGTTTGTGCAGGACATGTGTGACTTTTGCCCTTTTGTTCAAATTTTCACATCCAATTTCAGTGAAATCCATTTCAGTTGCCATAACATTAGGCACAATTTGAATATGATTTAGAGCATTTGTAAGTCTCATCGCATATTAGTTGTTATTGCTAACTTTTATGGCTAAATAACAAACCATTTTATCTGTTGGTTTTTGATCACtgaattcttcttcttcatcctaGATTGAACCATTGTACAAGAAAGCCTTTAAAAACTTCCATCTCATGCAAATCTTCCAGTTCAGGTAAGAAGGCGGATATGGCTCtgaatgtttgtttctttgttgatTAATGGTTAAATTTTAACCTGTATCTCTTTGTTTGTGCAATTTCAGGAATGGTTCTATTGTGACACACAGCCTCATGTCTTTCCTTTCTGGCGCTAACGTGACTGACACCAAAGTGAAAGACGTCCTTGCCAAAGGAGTTAACAGCTTGACCTTTCCTGTTGAGCCAAACTCCATCAATGTCACCCATGTTATTAGTCAGTATCAACATGCGTAGATATTACTGTCATTTATTAATTAGTGCTTATTAATTGTAAATAATCCAAACTCAAATTTCTTGTATATTTTTAGGTTTAAATATGTATTTGTGTACATTTAAATTCATGTATATGTTTATATTTTGCAGGTAATTCCATGCCACCAGTGATTGCCAGCTCACTTTCCATGATATGGATATCTCTTCTACCACTTCTACTTTCAGCGGCATTGCACTGTTAGTTCTAAGCCTGCTCAGAaaatgcacagtactgtataactTAACAACGCTATTTAACATTTCAACCTATTCTACTGTTGTAAGTAGGTCCTTTTGTCACCACAAACAGTAACATGTATGTTTGCTTTTCCTGATTAATATTTAATTCATAAGAAAAATGGAATCGGGTGTTTATAAACAATATCTGTTTTCATGAGAAAAACAAATGTATTTTAAATTATGAAACTGAGGATTTAATGATGGTGGTGACATACCTGAACATTTCTCCACTTCTAAACAGTCCTAATGATTGCTGTCTTTCATTTATTAAATTTAAATCAATAAGAATATTCTTGACACAGATGTATAGTTAACAGGATAAACTAAGATATCAAAGTCTAGTCATTTATATGTACACTAATGTATAtattgtgtatcggagtgtgaaatAACTATAAATGTTTTATGCAATAAACTTTGCACATTTTATTTGTgtaattcaattttattatttCTTACAACACAATATACACAATACACTGTATGGTGTATATATTATAAGCTGGCTGTAAGATTGAGTGCCATAATGGTTGTGAGGAGGTTGGAGCTCAGGTGGCATCTTGGTTCCATTGTGTGCTGATTAGCACTCTGGACTCTGAATCCAGTAATCAAAGTTCAAATCTCAGGTAGAACCTCCCCAAAAGTTTGCTCAACGTTCTATACTATTGTAGCAAATATAACATTGTCTCAAATGTAGCTCATGTAGGGTTCATTATAGCAAATTCCAACTGAGGTGAGTGTGAAACAgatctgcattttttttattcatcaaGTAAACTCTTGTGTTCTTTGGCTAAAAGAGGGAAGTTAGTAACATGTTAGTTAAATATGTTAATAAAGCTCTGGGAGGTACCTGGTTCAATCATGGTTAACCATAATTCAATCACTTATTAGTCCCTGTTTTTTGTGATGCAAACTTGTATTTTAATGGAACTTCACCTGAATCCTTCAGGCCTCCAGGTCGTCACGAGGTCTTTCCCTAATTGTCAGCTGCCCTTTCACAGCAGTAGCAGTCACTGGTTTGTTCAAGATATTGAaattgacaaagtacaaattgtaaataaaaacggaatgcaataatttacaaatctcaaaaactgatattgtattcacaatagaacatagacaacatatcaaatgtcaaaagtgagacattttgaaatttcatgccaaatattggctcatttgaaatttcattacagaaacacatctcaaaaaagttgggacaggggcaataagaagatggaaaagttaaaggtacaaaaaaggaacagctggaggaccaaattgcaactcattaggtcaattggcaataggtcattaacacgactgggtataaaaagagcatcttggagttgcagcggctctcagaagtaaagatgggaagaggatcaccaatccccctaattctgcaccgacaaatagtggagcaatatcagaaaggagtttgacagtgtaaaattgcaaagagtttgaacatatcatcatctacagtgcataatatcatcaaaagattcagagaatctggaagaatctctgtgtgtaatggTCAAGGTTGgacaaccatactgggtgcccgtgatctttgggccctcagatggcactgcatcacatacaggcatgcttctgtattggaaatcacaaaatgggctcaggaatatttccagagaacattatctgtgaacacaattcaccatgccatctgccgttgccagctaaaactccatagttcaaagaagaagccgtatctaaacatgatccagaagcgcagacgtcttctctgggccaaggctcatttaaaatggactgtggcaaagtggaaaactgttctgtggtcaggcgaatcaaaatttgaagttctttatggaaatcagggacgccgtgtcattcggactaaagaggagaaggacgacccaagttgttatcagtgctcagttcagaagcctgcatctctgattgtatggggttgcattagtgcatgtggcatggacagcttacacgtctggaaagacaccatcaatgctgaaagatatatccaggttctagagcaacatatgctcccatccagacgacgtctctttcagggaagaccttgcattttccaacatgacaatgccaaaccacatactgcatcagttacagcatcatggctgtgtagaagaagggtccaggtactgaactagccagcctgcagtccagatctttcacccatagaaaacatttggcgcatcataaaacggaagatacgacaaaaaatacctaagacagttgagcaactagaatcc
This Neoarius graeffei isolate fNeoGra1 chromosome 3, fNeoGra1.pri, whole genome shotgun sequence DNA region includes the following protein-coding sequences:
- the LOC132882896 gene encoding uncharacterized protein LOC132882896; protein product: MERKVILAVLCLIALSAAQVGSAVDPTSLASTAEIDPTMDVTSPAITDEINLTAGKTSPPNTAGTTATNAPVTEVFTLIFRIKETFVPALANPNSKQFKDKAEKVTREIEPLYKKAFKNFHLMQIFQFRNGSIVTHSLMSFLSGANVTDTKVKDVLAKGVNSLTFPVEPNSINVTHVISNSMPPVIASSLSMIWISLLPLLLSAALHC